TCTACCCAGACAGCCGGATCTATCGTCGCATCGACTGACAGGATACAATCCATTGGTCTAGATATTGAAACCATGGGTCGAATATCTCCAGACATGTGGTCCATCCTTTTCACTCCGAATGAAATCAACATGCTCATGCATTCTAAACCAGCAGAGATTGACTTTTTGAGTACACTACTTTTTTCGATGAAGGAATCTTTTTACAAAATGCAATTTCCAATCAGCCAACACTTCATGGATTTTCAAGATTGTGAAGTCACCTATAGCAATGAAAAATGTCATATCCAGCCACATGTTAGTTTGAGCGCTCCTCTCAACAACCCAGCTCAATATGACATAAAATTTCTTAGGTTAGAAACAGAAATCATCACCTACATTATCCTTCACAGACCGGACTCATCATTCAGGCATGATAAACCAAAGCACCAAGTATACAATCACCCCAGGAAACCCTATCGACATGAAAGACAATAAGACATAGGCCAATCGAACCAATGTATAATCCCATCCAAAGTAGTCAGCTATGCCTCCCAATACACCTCCTATTACTCTATCGCTTGATTTTTTCAAAATTCTTGTCATTTTCTTATAGTTTTAAAGTTAATAATGAATTGACAGAATCCCCGATGACTTGCATCATGAATTGCAGTTGAAGATGGGGATGACGACTTGACACTAGCAAATCTTGGTTACTTGATAGCTGTGGTTCCCAATGCACGGGACTGGCATGTGTACTAAAACCAAT
The DNA window shown above is from Reichenbachiella sp. 5M10 and carries:
- a CDS encoding 4'-phosphopantetheinyl transferase, producing MIHLHLPEGLYSCFSDLSHSSEVLFETEKNIATAYEPKRLMEFCSGRYCAHLSLKKLGVDAPILKTEEGAPLWPKGITGSISHSTQTAGSIVASTDRIQSIGLDIETMGRISPDMWSILFTPNEINMLMHSKPAEIDFLSTLLFSMKESFYKMQFPISQHFMDFQDCEVTYSNEKCHIQPHVSLSAPLNNPAQYDIKFLRLETEIITYIILHRPDSSFRHDKPKHQVYNHPRKPYRHERQ
- a CDS encoding PspC domain-containing protein, giving the protein MTRILKKSSDRVIGGVLGGIADYFGWDYTLVRLAYVLLSFMSIGFPGVIVYLVLWFIMPE